The DNA segment GCTGGCGCGGCCCTGTGCCGCGCCATCTTCGTGCGAAGGATGAGCGAACGCAGTGAGCGAATCGGCTGGGGAGGCGTCTGGCTGCGGGTGCGGTGCGGTACTCATTTGTACCGTGTGAGTAGCGGTCACTGTCGCGGCAGCAGTTTACGAGTAGCGGTCGCTGTTGTCGCAGCGGTCCGGCTACCGTCACGGAACAGCAACAACGTATTTACAGTATCGCCTCGCCACCGAAATCTGCACTGAAAAAGCCGACCTCCAAGCTACTCGTCGTAGGGCCAGTCGCCGGTTATCTTCATCCCCTCGGCCTTGTCCTCGGCTTCCAGCGCGTCGGCGATTTCCTCGGGGTCCTTGCGCGCGACGTCGACGTCCTCGCTCGCCAGGCGAACCGTCAACTCGGTCAGCAGAATCGCCTGCTCGCGGAGGTCCCGAACCTCGAGTTTGTCGATGGTGTCGGCGTAGGTGTGGCCCCACCCGCGACCCTCGTCGTCGCTCTCGCTGGAGACGTGGTAGCCCGGGACGCCCCACTGGACGTACGGCCAGTGGTCGCTGTGGGGACCCTGCTCGGGGAGCGTCTTCACCGGGTGGCCGAAGTCGTCGGCGACCGACCGGGCCGCCTCTTCCAGCGCGTCGAAGCCGTGCGTGTAGAACGAGAGGGTGCGGCCCCTGACCACGCCGTCGTTGTTGACGATGGCCTTGATGGCGTCGAGGTCAGTGCGCTCCTCGGTGTCGTAGTTCGACCCGACGAGGCCGACCTCTTCGGCCCCGTAAGCGATGAACCGGACCTTCGTGTCGAGTTCGTCCTCGCGTTCGGCGAGCGCCCGGGCCATCTCGACGACCATGGCGGTGCCGGCGCCGTTGTCCATCGCTCCCTCGGCGATGTCGTGGGCGTCGACGTGACTCGTCACGAAGACCTCCTCGTCGGTGTCCGGACCTAACTCGGCGTGGACGTTCTGGCTCGTCGCGTCGTGGACGTCGGCGTCGACCGCCACCTCGACCGTCTCGCCGTCTCGCGAACGCCGCCCGCTCGACCCGGTCGAGGCGCTGCGCGCCTCGCGCCCGAACCGCCGCGAGAGTCGAGCGCCGACCTCCTTGCTGACGCCGACCGCCGGGACGTCGCCGATGGGTTCGTCGGGGGTGCCGACGCTCCCCGTGGGCGGGAGACAGCCCTCGACGTGGTTCCTGAAGACGAAGGCGGCCGCGCCGCCCTCGACGGCGTAGTAGTACTTCTCGCGCCGGTGGACGAACCGGTCGTAGTGGCCGGGGACGTTCGTCGCGACCATCACGACCTTCCCGTCGACGTCGGCCTCCTCGAAGTCCTCGGGCAGGCCGTAGCCGAGGTCCAGCAGTTCGGCCTCGGCGCTCCCGGACGGACTCCGGGGGAGCGCGATGCAGTCCTGGACGGTGTCGTCCGCGCGAATCTCGCTCGACCCCCGGGTCCAGCCCTGTATCTCGAACTCGTCGAGTCGGGCGTCGCGCGCGCCGACCGATTCGAGCGCGTCGCGCGTCAGTTCCGCGGCCTCGCGCTCGCCCTCGCTTCCGGCCATCCGGTCGCCGACGTCGACGAGCGCTTCGAGGTGGTCCCATCCCGTCTCGCTGGTGAACGTCTCGCCGATCCACCGTGTCATACCTCCGCGTGCACCCGGACGCCGCCTAAGCCTTTCGAATCGAAAGGTCCGACGATCTTTCGATTCGGGCCCGTCGTTCGGGCGTTGCGTTCCGAGTTCGTCGCTCGCTTTTTAAGGAAGGTGACCATGTTTCGCCAATCGCCCGGGTCAACGATACTTTATAATGATGGATGTCCATTAACTGGACAGACAGTCGGTGATCGACGATATGGCAATACAGGCACCCGATATGGCGCGAGTCGTCGCGCCCGATGGCACCGTCGAGGAGGGCGCGGCCCCCGACCTCTCCTCGGAGGCGGTCGAGGAGATGTACCGCTTGCAGGTCCTCTCCCGAACGTTCGACGAGAAGGCGGTGAAACTCCACCGGCAGGGACGCATCGGTACGTACGCGCCCCTGCAGGGCCAGGAGGCCGCGCAGGTCGGCGCGGCGTTCGCCCTCGCGGAGTCGGACTACTGCTTCCCGACCTACCGCGACCACGCGATGTACCTGGCCCGCGGCCTTCCCCTCGAAGAGATACTGGTCTACCTACTCGGCGAGGGTAACTACGTCGACCGACGGGACCCCGAGACGCTCCGGACGTTCCCGCCGACCATCCCCATCGCCACCCAACTCCCCCACGCGGTCGGCCTGAGCATGGCGGCCGACTACAAGGACGACGACGTGGCGGCGCTGGTCAGCTTCGGCGACGGCGCGACTAGCGAGGGCGACTTCCACGAGGGCATGAACTTCGCGGGCGTCTTCGAGACGCCCACCGTCTTCTTCTGCCAGAACAACCAGTGGGCCATCTCGGTGCCGCGCGAGCGCCAGACCGCGAGCGCGACCATCGCCCAGAAGGCTCAGGCCTACGGCTTCGACGGCATCCGCGTCGACGGCAACGACGTGCTCGGCGTCTACCGGGCGGTTTCCGAAGCGTTGGAGAGCGCGAAGGCCGGCGAGGGACCGCGGCTCATCGAGGCGGTCACCTACCGCCAGGGCGCTCACACCACCACCGACGACCCGTCGGTCTACCGCGACGACGACGAGGTCGAAGAGTGGATGAAGAAGGACCCGCTCGAACGAACCCGCGAGTACCTCGAAGCGGTCCACGACTGGGGCGACGACGACGAGCGCGAACTCCGCGAGTGGGCCGAGGAACGGGTGGCCGAGGCCGTTGCCATCGCCGAGGAGCGGACGGGCCTCGACGTCGACGACATCTTCGAGCACGTCTTCGCCGAGACGCCCCGCCACCTTCAGCGCCAGCGCGAGCAGGTCGTCGACGAACCCGAGGTCGAGCGGTAGCCGGATAGTGTCGAATCGCCGTGTTGTTCTTCGCGTACTCCTGATACGCTTATCCGTCGTGGCCGGGAACCACCGCCATGGAGAAACCGCGTGACGCTCCGCCAACCAGAAAGGGTGCGGTCCAACACCTCGAAAACGCCCTCGCCGAAACCAGCGACGACGAAGTGAAGTACCACATCCGCGAGGCCCTCCAGTTACTGGGCATCGAGTAGTACCGTCGGTCACGCCGGCCGTCGTCGCGTCGACCGAGTCACTTCTCACCGTCCGGTCGTCGTCGCGTCGTCCGACCGATTCGACGTCGCCGCCGGACCGCCATCTGCGCGTTCGTCGCCCATGAGTCCCGCCGGCGAGCGTCGCGGCGCGACGCTCGCCGGCGGAAAGCACCGAGGCCTCCCCACGGCAGGTGGCGACGCTCGGGGTTCGAAGCGGTCGGAAAAAGTCGGTTCGGACGAGCCGATTCAGAAGACCTGAATCTCGGCGCCCGCGTACAGCGCGACGACCAGGAAGATCCACACGGCGTCGACGAAGTGCCAGTACATCGAGACGGTTTCGACCGACACGTCGCGCTCGGCGGAGTACTGGCCGTAGAGCGCGCGGACGAACACGATGCCGATGAGCACCGCGCCCATCGAGACGTGCAGTCCGTGGAGGCCGGTCAGGCCGTAGAACGCCGAGGAGTAGATGCCCGAGGTGAGCGTGAAGCCCTCGTGTTGGATGAACTCGTAGTACTCCAGAACCTGCCCGCCGATGAAGACGATGCCGAGCAGGAGCGTCGCGCCCAGGCCGACGATGAAGTTCTTGCGGTTACCCTTCTTGAGTTCGACGTGGCCCCAGTGGAGCGTGATGGAAGACAGCACCAGCAGCGCGGTGTTGATGAGCACCAGCGACCCGAGCAGGTGCGGCAGGTCCGAGGGCGACCACGTCCCCACGCGGATGAAGGCGTAGTAGACGAACCCGGCGCTGAACGTCGCTATCTCGGAGCCGAGGAACAGTATCATCCCCCACCGAAGCGCCAGCGCGCCGTGACCCTCGGCGGTCCAGTAGGACTTGACGAAGGCGTGGTAGACCCAGCCGTACAGGCCGACGAGGAAGATGCCGACGGAGGCCACGAACACCGCGGGACCGGCCACCGGGCCGACGACGGGCTGTTGGCCCCGCGCCAGCAGGAACAGCGCGGCGCCGATGTAGACGCCCGCGCCCCCGAGCGCGGTGATGAAGGGCCACCAGCTCGCCTCGCCGAACCCCCGGGGCCAGTCCTCGACGGCCGGGAGGTGGTGGCCGTGCTCTTCTCCTGAGTCGTCCGTCACTGTCATACGTCGTGATTTGCGACCCAGTCACTAAAAATGCACCTGAACGCCTTCGGGAGCGGAACCGACCGACCGGCCGGAGATTCCCGCGGTC comes from the Halorussus vallis genome and includes:
- a CDS encoding M28 family peptidase, whose amino-acid sequence is MTRWIGETFTSETGWDHLEALVDVGDRMAGSEGEREAAELTRDALESVGARDARLDEFEIQGWTRGSSEIRADDTVQDCIALPRSPSGSAEAELLDLGYGLPEDFEEADVDGKVVMVATNVPGHYDRFVHRREKYYYAVEGGAAAFVFRNHVEGCLPPTGSVGTPDEPIGDVPAVGVSKEVGARLSRRFGREARSASTGSSGRRSRDGETVEVAVDADVHDATSQNVHAELGPDTDEEVFVTSHVDAHDIAEGAMDNGAGTAMVVEMARALAEREDELDTKVRFIAYGAEEVGLVGSNYDTEERTDLDAIKAIVNNDGVVRGRTLSFYTHGFDALEEAARSVADDFGHPVKTLPEQGPHSDHWPYVQWGVPGYHVSSESDDEGRGWGHTYADTIDKLEVRDLREQAILLTELTVRLASEDVDVARKDPEEIADALEAEDKAEGMKITGDWPYDE
- the pdhA gene encoding pyruvate dehydrogenase (acetyl-transferring) E1 component subunit alpha — encoded protein: MAIQAPDMARVVAPDGTVEEGAAPDLSSEAVEEMYRLQVLSRTFDEKAVKLHRQGRIGTYAPLQGQEAAQVGAAFALAESDYCFPTYRDHAMYLARGLPLEEILVYLLGEGNYVDRRDPETLRTFPPTIPIATQLPHAVGLSMAADYKDDDVAALVSFGDGATSEGDFHEGMNFAGVFETPTVFFCQNNQWAISVPRERQTASATIAQKAQAYGFDGIRVDGNDVLGVYRAVSEALESAKAGEGPRLIEAVTYRQGAHTTTDDPSVYRDDDEVEEWMKKDPLERTREYLEAVHDWGDDDERELREWAEERVAEAVAIAEERTGLDVDDIFEHVFAETPRHLQRQREQVVDEPEVER
- a CDS encoding cytochrome c oxidase subunit 3 produces the protein MTVTDDSGEEHGHHLPAVEDWPRGFGEASWWPFITALGGAGVYIGAALFLLARGQQPVVGPVAGPAVFVASVGIFLVGLYGWVYHAFVKSYWTAEGHGALALRWGMILFLGSEIATFSAGFVYYAFIRVGTWSPSDLPHLLGSLVLINTALLVLSSITLHWGHVELKKGNRKNFIVGLGATLLLGIVFIGGQVLEYYEFIQHEGFTLTSGIYSSAFYGLTGLHGLHVSMGAVLIGIVFVRALYGQYSAERDVSVETVSMYWHFVDAVWIFLVVALYAGAEIQVF